In Deinococcus betulae, the DNA window ACATTGCTTTTCAATCGCTGCTTAATGAAAAGCTGAATAGCCACCAGAGCAGCATCTCAAGTCAAACCCTCTCTAGTCAGGCACTGGCCGTACAGATGTATTGGCCTAAGGGCGTGAGTGGTCATCACTATCCAGGCTCTTCCTTCCACTCAGGCAGGGATGCCTATTCTCTAGATATAAATCGAGGCGGAGGTGAAGCTGATCACGGAGATCCCGTCCGGGCTGCCGCTCAAGGAAAAGTAATCGAAGTGATACGCAGCACGGCAATCAATACTTACGGCAATCGAGTGCGCATCCAGCACTCTAATGGGTCGGTAACACTTTACGCCCATTTGTATACAATTGCCCCTACGGAGGGAGCCCTAATAGCCGCGAAGGAAAGTGTTGGGACAGTCGGCAATACAGGACTTGATTTATCTCAACCAAACGTTGCTTCACATCTTCACTTTACGTTGTACGATACTGCCGGGAATGGAACATACATTGCCAATAGCTACTATCCGATTTACGCTCGTGTTGGAAGCACTACGGCAACTTGCCAAAACATTACTACAGACATGAGAGATGGAAGGGAATATTTTCCCTGCTAATCAAAATATGAATAGATATGGCGACTATAAACACATATTTATGATCTAAGATACTATATTGATATAGGGAATGGTCCGATCATTCCCTATATCTTCTAATTATTATGGCGACGAAACACATATAAATATGTTCTCATGGAAGCCTATACCGTCTCACGAAAAGTGATTTAAGCTTAGTTCATGAAGGAGCAAAAATAGATGAAAAGTATCACTATGGGTCTCGTGATCTCGACTTTCTCTGTCGCACTGCTAACGTCAGCTGGGAAAAATGTAGTAGGAATGCCTTTATATACATTTCAAACTAAATCTGGCGCTCAAATTTACACAACTGTGTATATGAATAAAGGAATTAAAACTAGATCAGATCAGCTTTACTACAGAGCGAACAGCAATTCAAAAGGAAATGTAC includes these proteins:
- a CDS encoding M23 family metallopeptidase — protein: MKRFPILFVTLALFLSACGSNTGPVENSESSAGKPINTEAIVFDTSDRNSLYALRVNGFSDFKLHSYVDGIERASKIANGTDFIVLGAVFTINPKFAYISLRKSVNGSSQDSVALYNIENDTIEKEVSNLYSQEISGTVYNSLHLEGNKLQFVAQRNTGPDQELPMPDQFELNIECGNNLSCGTVKEMTAGNDIAFQSLLNEKLNSHQSSISSQTLSSQALAVQMYWPKGVSGHHYPGSSFHSGRDAYSLDINRGGGEADHGDPVRAAAQGKVIEVIRSTAINTYGNRVRIQHSNGSVTLYAHLYTIAPTEGALIAAKESVGTVGNTGLDLSQPNVASHLHFTLYDTAGNGTYIANSYYPIYARVGSTTATCQNITTDMRDGREYFPC